A part of Bacillus thuringiensis genomic DNA contains:
- the nusB gene encoding N utilization substance protein NusB: MKRRTARERAMQALYQMDITGELEPKVAVENTLDEGEETNEFLESLVVGFVENKEVIDEAIRQNLKKWKLERISIVDRSILRVAVYEMKYMEEIPHNVTINEAIEIAKTFGDEESRRFINGVLSNIKDTL, from the coding sequence AAAGAGCTATGCAAGCATTATACCAAATGGATATTACAGGTGAATTAGAACCGAAAGTAGCGGTGGAAAACACGCTAGATGAAGGTGAAGAAACAAATGAGTTTCTAGAATCACTTGTAGTAGGTTTTGTAGAAAATAAAGAAGTAATTGATGAAGCGATTCGTCAAAACTTAAAAAAATGGAAGCTGGAGCGTATTAGTATTGTTGACCGCAGTATTTTACGTGTAGCTGTTTATGAAATGAAATACATGGAAGAAATTCCACACAACGTAACAATTAACGAGGCAATTGAAATTGCTAAAACATTTGGGGATGAGGAATCTCGTCGTTTTATTAACGGCGTTTTATCTAATATAAAAGATACACTGTAA
- the folD gene encoding bifunctional methylenetetrahydrofolate dehydrogenase/methenyltetrahydrofolate cyclohydrolase FolD translates to MVAVIIKGNEVAEKKRAQLTEEVVKLKEQGIVPGLAVILVGEDPASRSYVKGKEKGCEQVGIYSELIELPETITEERLLAEIDRLNVDDRINGILVQLPLPKHIEEKAIIERISPEKDVDGFHPISVGRMMTGQDTFLPCTPHGIVELVKETNLDISGKHVVVIGRSNIVGKPVGQLFLNENATVTYCHSKTQNMKELTKLADILIVAVGRPKMVTADYIKEGAVVIDVGVNRLETGKLCGDVDFDNVLDVAGYITPVPKGVGPMTITMLLHNTVESAKRAGVVCK, encoded by the coding sequence ATGGTAGCAGTAATCATCAAAGGAAATGAAGTTGCGGAGAAAAAACGAGCACAATTAACAGAAGAAGTTGTGAAGTTGAAAGAGCAAGGGATTGTACCAGGATTAGCAGTTATTCTAGTTGGAGAAGATCCAGCATCTCGTTCTTATGTAAAAGGAAAAGAAAAGGGCTGTGAACAAGTAGGAATCTATTCAGAGCTAATTGAACTTCCTGAAACAATTACTGAGGAGCGTTTGCTTGCTGAAATCGATCGCTTAAATGTCGATGACCGTATTAATGGCATTTTAGTGCAATTACCTTTACCAAAACATATTGAAGAAAAAGCTATCATTGAAAGAATTTCACCAGAAAAAGATGTAGATGGATTTCACCCAATCAGCGTGGGACGTATGATGACGGGACAAGATACATTCCTTCCATGTACACCGCACGGTATTGTAGAATTAGTAAAAGAAACAAATCTTGATATCTCGGGAAAACATGTTGTAGTAATTGGAAGAAGTAATATTGTCGGCAAGCCAGTGGGGCAATTGTTCTTAAATGAAAATGCAACTGTCACCTATTGTCATTCTAAAACGCAAAATATGAAAGAGTTAACGAAGTTAGCTGATATTTTAATCGTAGCTGTTGGACGACCTAAAATGGTAACAGCTGATTATATTAAAGAAGGAGCGGTTGTAATCGACGTTGGTGTGAACCGTTTAGAAACAGGTAAACTTTGTGGTGATGTTGACTTTGACAACGTGTTAGATGTTGCAGGTTACATTACACCTGTGCCAAAGGGTGTTGGTCCAATGACGATCACAATGCTTCTTCATAATACTGTTGAATCTGCTAAGCGCGCAGGTGTCGTTTGTAAATAA